In a single window of the Phycisphaerales bacterium genome:
- a CDS encoding calcium/sodium antiporter: MWLTLGLFLLGLVLLVAGAEALVRGAARLAAAAGMSSLVIGLTVVAFGTSAPELAVSVGASLANQADLALGNVVGSNIFNVLLILGVSACITPLIVHAQLLRADLWIMLGVSALPLLMGLDGRISRTDGLILLAGIAGYTGWSIQAGRRAAGTTLHSGEAATAGEPTHKHGALLSSLGLVVLGLALLVIGARWLVAGAVEIASALGVSEWVIGLTIVAAGTSLPEVATSVVAAVRGERDIAVGNVVGSNIFNILAVLGAAAAVGDGGVHVSPAALRFDLPVMLLVAAACLPIFFTGRRVDRWEGAAFLGAYVAYTAYLLSRSAAA; the protein is encoded by the coding sequence GTGTGGTTGACGCTCGGCCTCTTCCTTTTGGGGTTGGTGCTGCTGGTGGCCGGTGCGGAAGCCCTGGTGCGAGGTGCCGCCCGTCTGGCCGCCGCGGCGGGCATGTCGTCTCTTGTCATCGGGCTGACCGTCGTCGCGTTCGGTACCAGTGCCCCGGAGCTGGCCGTTAGCGTCGGCGCCAGTCTCGCCAACCAAGCCGATCTGGCGCTCGGAAACGTGGTCGGTAGCAACATCTTCAACGTGCTGCTGATCCTGGGGGTATCGGCGTGCATCACCCCCCTGATCGTGCATGCGCAGTTGCTCCGCGCCGACCTGTGGATCATGCTCGGAGTATCCGCCTTGCCACTCCTCATGGGACTCGACGGCCGAATCAGTCGCACCGACGGCCTGATCCTGCTTGCCGGCATCGCGGGTTACACGGGCTGGTCGATCCAGGCGGGCCGCCGCGCCGCGGGTACAACGCTCCATTCCGGGGAAGCCGCGACCGCCGGCGAGCCCACGCACAAACATGGGGCCCTGCTCAGTTCACTCGGACTGGTGGTCCTGGGACTCGCCCTGTTGGTCATCGGTGCGCGCTGGCTCGTCGCAGGCGCAGTCGAGATCGCAAGTGCGCTGGGTGTCAGCGAGTGGGTCATCGGCCTTACCATCGTGGCCGCGGGCACGTCACTACCCGAAGTGGCGACGTCGGTGGTCGCGGCCGTGCGCGGCGAACGTGACATCGCGGTGGGCAACGTCGTCGGCAGTAACATCTTCAATATCCTGGCCGTGCTTGGGGCCGCGGCGGCGGTCGGGGATGGCGGAGTTCACGTGAGTCCGGCCGCATTGCGCTTCGATCTACCCGTCATGCTGCTGGTGGCCGCCGCGTGCCTGCCAATCTTCTTTACGGGCCGGCGCGTCGATCGCTGGGAAGGCGCGGCGTTTCTCGGGGCCTACGTGGCCTACACCGCTTACCTCCTTTCGCGTTCGGCGGCCGCATAG
- a CDS encoding ADP-ribosylglycohydrolase family protein: MDTMIDPLRARFEGCLLGLAVGDALGWPTEFLSVAEIRARYGPAGVTDLVPAERHPAGTYSDDTQMSIAVAEALLEAGGGPLDQLMVAMAARFVAWHRAPDNDRAPGQSCSAGCERLARGVPWREAGVPDSKGCGTAMRSAPIGLYFRADEARLIEVARASALPTHGHPTACAAAVATALLVAWAVRGDDPGEYPARLVAIMRTLPEGEELAAWVARVPERLARAPDEVLIHGELGEAWVGEEAVASALYCVCRTPYDFKATVLTAVNTNGDSDTIGCISGAISGARNGVAAIPPAWREMVENSAGLRELAGRLYAAAERERR; encoded by the coding sequence ATGGACACCATGATCGACCCGCTCCGCGCTCGGTTTGAGGGGTGTCTGCTTGGGCTCGCCGTGGGCGACGCGCTGGGTTGGCCGACGGAGTTTCTGTCGGTTGCAGAGATCAGGGCGCGATACGGCCCCGCCGGAGTTACCGACCTGGTCCCCGCGGAGCGCCACCCCGCCGGTACGTATTCCGATGACACCCAGATGTCGATCGCAGTGGCCGAGGCCCTGCTCGAAGCTGGCGGCGGACCGCTCGATCAACTGATGGTAGCCATGGCCGCCCGTTTCGTGGCCTGGCATCGCGCGCCGGACAACGACCGTGCTCCGGGGCAGTCCTGCTCGGCCGGTTGCGAACGGTTGGCCCGTGGCGTGCCGTGGCGGGAAGCCGGGGTCCCGGACTCGAAGGGTTGTGGCACCGCGATGCGCAGTGCGCCCATCGGTTTGTATTTCCGCGCGGACGAGGCGCGACTCATCGAGGTAGCACGCGCCAGTGCGCTGCCCACCCACGGCCACCCAACCGCGTGTGCCGCGGCTGTCGCGACCGCTTTACTCGTCGCCTGGGCGGTGCGTGGCGATGATCCGGGCGAGTACCCTGCACGGCTGGTAGCAATCATGCGGACACTGCCGGAGGGCGAGGAATTGGCCGCATGGGTCGCCCGCGTGCCGGAGCGGTTGGCGCGCGCGCCGGACGAGGTACTCATCCACGGGGAACTCGGCGAAGCTTGGGTGGGTGAGGAGGCCGTCGCGAGTGCATTGTATTGCGTCTGCCGTACGCCGTACGACTTCAAGGCCACTGTCCTTACGGCTGTGAACACGAACGGTGATTCTGACACGATCGGCTGTATCAGCGGAGCGATCAGCGGCGCACGGAATGGAGTAGCGGCGATTCCACCCGCGTGGCGTGAAATGGTGGAAAACTCGGCGGGCTTGCGTGAACTGGCCGGACGCCTCTATGCGGCCGCCGAACGCGAAAGGAGGTAA
- a CDS encoding amidohydrolase has translation MASLRCAAAALSERLVAFRRHLHAHPELSGQEEETARFVADRLRALGLEPQERLGGTYGVSATLPAGSGPVVALRADMDALPIEEESDIPYRSQRPGVMHACGHDAHTAMLLGAAELLVERRAELLRPVRFIFQPSEESPPGGAQPMIAAGVLEGVARAYGVHIWSEMPCGTLGTRPGPFMSGVTNLRVIFNGRGGHAAMPQQCIDPIVVLAEFILAAQTVVSRSLAMTDSAVVTITRVQAGSTHNVIPSRAEAVGTLRALSEEVAATVTHRLRELAEGIARAHGATVEIVFQPGYPPLVNDGGAVTTALDLARELGWTEEQIMLLAPQGGAEDFAYYAAQVPSAFLFLGARNEALDCRYPHHHPRFNVDEAALPLGVALLARLGMAG, from the coding sequence ATGGCAAGTCTACGCTGCGCGGCCGCAGCCCTTTCAGAGCGTCTCGTGGCGTTCCGCCGGCACCTGCACGCCCATCCCGAACTCAGCGGCCAGGAGGAAGAAACAGCGCGGTTCGTAGCCGATCGCCTGCGCGCGCTTGGACTTGAACCACAGGAACGACTCGGTGGGACGTACGGCGTCTCCGCAACGTTACCGGCCGGCAGTGGTCCGGTGGTGGCGTTGCGGGCCGATATGGATGCCCTGCCAATCGAGGAAGAGAGCGACATTCCATACCGTTCCCAACGCCCGGGTGTGATGCACGCATGTGGACACGATGCCCACACCGCAATGCTGCTCGGTGCAGCGGAGCTGCTGGTGGAGCGGCGCGCGGAACTGTTGCGACCAGTGCGGTTCATCTTTCAGCCAAGCGAGGAATCGCCTCCTGGGGGGGCGCAGCCAATGATCGCCGCAGGGGTGCTCGAAGGTGTCGCCCGGGCCTATGGTGTGCACATCTGGTCAGAGATGCCCTGCGGTACCCTCGGAACCCGGCCGGGACCGTTCATGTCGGGTGTTACGAACCTGCGCGTCATCTTCAATGGGCGCGGTGGCCATGCGGCGATGCCGCAGCAGTGCATCGACCCGATCGTCGTGCTGGCCGAGTTCATCCTCGCGGCCCAGACCGTCGTGAGTCGCTCGTTGGCGATGACGGACAGCGCTGTGGTCACGATTACGCGCGTGCAGGCCGGTTCCACACACAATGTCATCCCGTCGCGCGCCGAGGCCGTGGGGACGCTTCGTGCGTTGTCCGAGGAGGTTGCGGCAACGGTCACGCACCGGCTGCGTGAGCTTGCGGAAGGCATTGCCCGTGCGCATGGCGCGACCGTCGAAATCGTGTTTCAACCGGGGTATCCGCCGCTGGTGAACGATGGCGGCGCGGTGACCACCGCGCTTGACCTGGCCCGCGAACTCGGCTGGACCGAAGAGCAGATCATGCTGCTCGCGCCTCAAGGCGGGGCGGAGGACTTCGCGTACTACGCCGCGCAGGTGCCGTCTGCGTTTCTGTTCCTCGGGGCGCGGAACGAAGCACTGGACTGCCGCTATCCCCATCATCACCCGCGATTTAACGTCGATGAGGCCGCGCTCCCGCTGGGGGTGGCGCTGCTGGCTCGCCTGGGCATGGCCGGTTAG
- the rsmD gene encoding 16S rRNA (guanine(966)-N(2))-methyltransferase RsmD: MRVVAGTFRGRLLAAPPGDTTRPITDRAKETLFNILGHRFGTPGTLPDVAVLDLFSGPGSLGIEALSRGAATCTFVERDRRAVSALRENINKLGLQDRAFVRTDNAWTLRLIRVEPGYGLMFVDPPYRDATEPARVSDLLERLSLGLAADGLIVFRQETTATPPSGADLHLLRIADEREIGRMRLLFLVRGQPD; this comes from the coding sequence GTGCGGGTTGTGGCGGGCACATTTCGCGGACGGTTGCTCGCCGCCCCGCCGGGTGACACCACCCGGCCGATTACCGACCGGGCCAAGGAGACGTTGTTCAATATTCTCGGTCACCGCTTCGGCACCCCCGGAACTCTGCCGGATGTCGCCGTGCTCGATCTATTCAGTGGACCCGGTTCGCTGGGTATCGAGGCCCTTTCACGGGGTGCGGCCACTTGCACATTTGTGGAGCGCGACCGGCGGGCGGTGTCGGCGCTACGTGAGAACATTAACAAGCTGGGGCTTCAGGACCGGGCCTTCGTCCGGACCGATAACGCGTGGACACTGCGGTTGATTCGTGTGGAGCCGGGTTATGGTCTGATGTTCGTCGATCCACCCTACCGGGACGCGACCGAACCCGCGCGCGTGTCTGACCTGCTGGAGCGACTTTCATTGGGCCTGGCAGCCGATGGGCTGATCGTATTCCGACAGGAGACGACGGCGACGCCACCCTCCGGTGCCGACCTGCACCTGCTACGAATTGCGGACGAACGGGAAATCGGGCGGATGCGGCTGCTGTTCCTGGTGCGCGGCCAACCGGACTGA
- a CDS encoding prepilin-type N-terminal cleavage/methylation domain-containing protein, which produces MQRRRFSGTRGFTLIELLVVVAIIALLISILLPSLRDAREQAKVAKCLANYRTLMQGTVQYLIEWQDGFPFEMRNTPGWLGICTWMYGGATGLDDYYRTYNGGLFHIPIQNRPLNRYLIGTEPELDVMDGNTIIKRTEMPFLACPSDTKRYNSPNFNILNAEPVAPGSYTALGTSYHYNLHAISGDTSAFSWQQRPSSPWYGPGKWDERGRELMRSVLRRHASTFVMFLEDPMDYGLKHMVPVVGSHGKFNRHATGYLDGHAIYGVVDTRGWCGTGWSAINPDWVWNFGQPRPAAANYMPTILQGMTPSPARRTCNPPR; this is translated from the coding sequence ATGCAGCGACGACGTTTCAGCGGTACGCGGGGCTTTACGCTGATCGAACTACTGGTAGTTGTTGCGATCATCGCCCTGCTGATCTCCATCCTCCTACCCTCCTTGCGCGATGCACGCGAGCAGGCCAAGGTGGCCAAGTGTCTCGCCAACTATCGCACGCTGATGCAAGGCACCGTCCAGTACCTCATCGAGTGGCAGGACGGCTTCCCCTTTGAAATGCGGAACACGCCCGGTTGGCTCGGTATCTGCACCTGGATGTACGGTGGCGCCACCGGCCTCGACGATTACTACCGCACGTACAATGGCGGGCTCTTTCACATCCCGATCCAGAACCGGCCGCTCAATCGGTACTTGATCGGGACCGAACCCGAGCTGGACGTCATGGACGGGAACACGATCATCAAGCGCACGGAGATGCCGTTCCTCGCGTGCCCGTCCGACACCAAGCGCTACAACAGCCCCAACTTCAACATCCTGAACGCTGAACCGGTCGCACCTGGTTCCTATACGGCCCTCGGCACGAGCTACCATTACAACCTGCATGCCATCTCGGGTGACACCTCGGCCTTCAGTTGGCAGCAACGGCCCTCCAGTCCGTGGTACGGCCCCGGCAAGTGGGACGAACGCGGCCGCGAGCTGATGCGTTCCGTGTTGCGCCGTCACGCCAGCACGTTTGTGATGTTCCTCGAAGATCCGATGGACTACGGCCTCAAGCACATGGTGCCGGTCGTCGGTTCACACGGGAAGTTCAACCGTCACGCGACTGGCTACCTCGATGGACACGCCATTTACGGTGTCGTGGACACGCGTGGCTGGTGTGGTACGGGCTGGAGTGCCATCAACCCCGACTGGGTCTGGAACTTTGGACAGCCCCGACCCGCCGCCGCCAACTACATGCCGACGATTCTGCAGGGCATGACACCGTCGCCCGCCCGTCGCACGTGCAACCCGCCGCGGTAG